A single window of Leptospira koniambonensis DNA harbors:
- a CDS encoding LysR family transcriptional regulator produces MDLSKLRSFIVVAEELNFRKSAEILGISQPPLTRLISSFEEELSTKLFERSTRHVKLTGAGVHLLKEGREIIAKAEKIEKEVRSIGKLKAGGLSIGFSTTTFMASLPQIINEFQDRFPRIKLQLQQETRNRIIKGLKSAQFDICFLEGDVFDPRLEKHPVHDEVLGVLVPKKHPLAKRDEIEFKELKDETIILHPKKDSGSFYDTISSLFKQSGIKPKVYIKNERESCPILVATGKGVSLTILGAQNFAPADTKFVPIKQLYLPVSVFYTPENQNPSLKTFLSFVSESSFIKNKHAECLMDVMRL; encoded by the coding sequence ATGGATTTATCTAAATTAAGATCTTTCATCGTAGTTGCCGAGGAATTAAATTTTAGAAAAAGTGCTGAAATTTTGGGAATATCCCAACCTCCTTTGACAAGATTGATCTCCTCCTTCGAAGAGGAGCTTTCTACTAAATTATTCGAAAGATCTACGAGGCATGTAAAACTTACTGGGGCAGGAGTTCATCTTCTGAAAGAAGGTAGGGAGATCATTGCGAAAGCAGAGAAAATAGAAAAAGAAGTTCGTTCTATCGGTAAACTCAAAGCCGGGGGACTTAGTATTGGTTTTTCCACGACTACTTTTATGGCGAGTTTACCACAGATTATCAATGAGTTCCAGGATCGATTTCCCCGGATCAAACTGCAACTTCAGCAGGAAACTCGAAATCGGATCATCAAGGGTTTAAAATCAGCTCAATTCGATATTTGTTTTTTAGAAGGAGACGTTTTTGATCCTCGTTTGGAAAAACATCCAGTTCATGACGAGGTGCTTGGTGTTCTTGTTCCTAAAAAACATCCTCTAGCTAAAAGAGATGAGATTGAGTTTAAAGAATTAAAGGATGAGACCATCATATTACATCCTAAAAAAGACTCAGGTAGTTTTTATGATACGATCTCTTCTCTATTTAAACAAAGTGGTATTAAACCTAAGGTTTATATAAAGAATGAAAGAGAAAGTTGCCCTATATTAGTGGCCACAGGTAAAGGTGTTTCTCTTACAATTTTAGGTGCACAGAATTTTGCACCTGCTGACACTAAATTTGTTCCGATCAAACAATTGTATTTACCTGTTTCTGTCTTTTATACTCCGGAAAATCAAAATCCTTCTCTAAAAACTTTCTTAAGTTTTGTATCCGAAAGTAGTTTTATCAAAAACAAACATGCGGAATGCCTCATGGACGTGATGAGACTTTAA
- a CDS encoding NAD(P)/FAD-dependent oxidoreductase has translation MKFDYEVLIIGGGPAGLSAALALGRMSRTALVCDDSRPRNAASSHLNNFPTRDGIHPAEWRKLVRKDLEKYDTINFFEGSVLSVEKSISGFVAKLSSDKTFHFKKVILAYGVEDKYLPIPGYKELWGKSIFHCPYCHGFEVRGSKLGLIGNGETLFYMLPLIYDLSSDLIIFTNGKAEFKEEQKDLLNKKKIRFIEDKITGFIYEGEKLKSVTFENGENIEREGLYALPTFPFKLKSTIGQELGCEKDQTGFYKVGERGKTSVDGVYACGDNASGAHSVLLAAASGGMAGAGVVHELLSEKLLE, from the coding sequence ATGAAATTCGATTATGAAGTATTAATTATAGGCGGTGGTCCGGCAGGACTCAGCGCAGCACTTGCTTTAGGAAGAATGAGTAGGACCGCTTTGGTCTGCGACGACAGTCGTCCAAGAAATGCTGCTTCTTCTCATTTGAATAATTTTCCAACAAGAGATGGGATCCATCCAGCTGAATGGAGAAAATTAGTTAGAAAGGATCTAGAAAAATACGATACGATCAATTTTTTCGAAGGAAGTGTTCTTTCTGTAGAAAAATCTATATCAGGCTTTGTTGCCAAATTATCCTCAGATAAAACTTTTCATTTCAAAAAAGTCATTCTTGCATATGGCGTAGAAGACAAATACCTTCCGATCCCTGGTTATAAGGAACTATGGGGTAAATCAATTTTCCATTGTCCTTACTGTCACGGTTTTGAAGTGAGAGGTTCGAAGTTAGGACTAATTGGAAACGGAGAAACATTATTCTATATGCTTCCTCTTATATACGATCTTTCATCCGACTTAATTATTTTTACAAATGGAAAAGCAGAATTCAAGGAAGAGCAAAAAGACTTATTGAATAAGAAAAAAATCCGTTTCATAGAAGATAAGATCACAGGTTTTATATATGAGGGAGAAAAACTAAAAAGTGTCACTTTTGAAAATGGAGAGAATATAGAAAGAGAAGGTCTTTACGCACTTCCCACATTTCCATTCAAACTAAAATCCACAATCGGACAAGAGCTCGGCTGCGAAAAAGACCAAACTGGCTTCTATAAAGTTGGAGAAAGAGGAAAGACAAGTGTAGATGGAGTTTATGCTTGTGGGGATAATGCAAGTGGTGCCCATTCAGTTTTATTAGCTGCAGCTTCTGGAGGAATGGCAGGAGCAGGTGTAGTTCACGAATTATTGAGCGAAAAATTACTTGAGTAG